One Algoriphagus sp. Y33 genomic window, TAGCTTTTCCCCTGAAGAGTAAAGAGTTGGTCTTCTGCCAGATTCTTTTCGGAGATTGCCAAGATAAAATCATTTTTGGTCGTGTTGTTCAATTCTGCCCTAAGCTTGGCTACATTCCCTTCATTTTCGTCAAAATTGTATCGGGACTTTTGAATTGCCATTACCTGGGATTGAATCATAGTGGAGCGTGAATCCCTTAAAATTCTAGAGCGTATATTCTCTTCCATTGCTTCAAAGCTTTCTAATGCCTTTCTGCCTTCCAGTCTTAGGATATGATATCCATATCTGGTTCGCACCGGAGGAGATACTTCACCTACTTCAGTTAATGAAAATGCTGCCATTTCAAATTCCGGAATCATCGATCCTACACTAAACCACGGCAGCATCCCACCTTTTTGGCTACTGGCAGGGTCTTCAGAATATTTTTTTACAATATCCTCCCAGACGGTACTTTCTTTTTGTATCTCGTTATAGATGTCAGCGACTTTTCGCTTTGCGAGATCCTCGGTATTTGGCGTATTCTCGTCGATTCTTACCAAGATATGCGAAACATGTACTTGCCCGGGATTGGGTTGGCGATCTTTTACATAAATAATGTGGTAACCAAAGCTTGTCATCACAGGGTCAGAAACCTGTCCTGGCTGAAGGGAGAAGGCAGCATCTTCGAATGGCTGCACCATCTGAAGAGCTGTGAAATAGCCTAGATCACCCTTGTTGACTTGGGCAGAGGGATCGTCCGAATATTCTAAGGCAAGCTCATTGATGCTACCGCCTTTTTGTACTTCCTCTTTTATTTTCAAAGCCATGCGAAGGACGATCAGACTATCTTCCTTACCGGCATTAGGTGGGAATTTGAGAAGAACGTGACTGGCACGGATAATATCCTGCATTCTAGCGTAAGCTTTTCTTAATTCCCCTTCTTCCAGAGAGTTCCGGATTAGGAATGGGGCTTTGAGATTTTCCCGGAAAGATTCGAACTCTCGGAGAAATTCCTCCGACTGATCAAGCCCTAGGGCTTCTGCCTCTCTTACTTTTAGCTTGTAATTAATAAAAAGATCAAGATTCTCATCAAATTCCTCTCTGGACATACCGGGAGTGCCAGGCTCAGATTTATTCCCTTTAGAAAGCAAATAGATCAATTCATCCTTGTCCACGGTCTGGCCTCCTATAGTCAATAGTGGGTCATCCTGCACCGATGCTTGAACGAAAGCCATCGCAGCTACGGAAGACTCAAATGCTAGTAGGAGGGTGAATATAAATGCCGAAATGGTTCGGTTTGTCATGTGTTAAATGGCAGAATTTGAATGCAATTTTACAAATTTATTACGATTTCAAGTCAAATGTCCCGAATACTAAGCATTTAACAAGAATTAGGACTGAAACCATTTGATCAGCCGGCAGGTATTTGTGCCTTTGCTGGATTCGAACTCGATTTCGTCCATTATCTTCTTGACCAAAATTATGCCTAATCCCCCTTTTCTCTTTTCCCCTTTTACTTTATTTAGGTCTGGAACCTCATAATCAAGCATGTTAAATGCCTGTCCTTGATCT contains:
- a CDS encoding peptidylprolyl isomerase; this encodes MTNRTISAFIFTLLLAFESSVAAMAFVQASVQDDPLLTIGGQTVDKDELIYLLSKGNKSEPGTPGMSREEFDENLDLFINYKLKVREAEALGLDQSEEFLREFESFRENLKAPFLIRNSLEEGELRKAYARMQDIIRASHVLLKFPPNAGKEDSLIVLRMALKIKEEVQKGGSINELALEYSDDPSAQVNKGDLGYFTALQMVQPFEDAAFSLQPGQVSDPVMTSFGYHIIYVKDRQPNPGQVHVSHILVRIDENTPNTEDLAKRKVADIYNEIQKESTVWEDIVKKYSEDPASSQKGGMLPWFSVGSMIPEFEMAAFSLTEVGEVSPPVRTRYGYHILRLEGRKALESFEAMEENIRSRILRDSRSTMIQSQVMAIQKSRYNFDENEGNVAKLRAELNNTTKNDFILAISEKNLAEDQLFTLQGKSYITKDLADYMAEEEISLKSKSGTFDAWYERFAASELNHAEEADLAANNKEYRMLLKEYRDGILLFSLMNEQVWQKGLLDTVAQKAFYEKNITDYQWKGRVNAYIIKILDMSQLDAARKLLQGKSLSDELIASFESSYDSSNSLAYQTETGIIEYSEHPVLSKANLNEDYQEIEANGHLHIVVIGEKIKPGPKNFEETRGLIIRDYQEYLDKNLVESLRKKYPIKINPKAKEETFIALNQ